A genomic region of Sulfobacillus acidophilus DSM 10332 contains the following coding sequences:
- a CDS encoding TrpR like protein, YerC/YecD (PFAM: Trp repressor protein~TIGRFAM: TrpR-related protein YerC/YecD~COGs: COG4496 conserved hypothetical protein~InterPro IPR000831:IPR013368~KEGG: cle:Clole_2988 TrpR like protein, YerC/YecD~PFAM: Trp repressor~SPTR: TrpR protein;~TIGRFAM: TrpR homologue YerC/YecD), translating to MGEADRAADNGLSASAQFEYAGNKRAESGAGRFVGNLGRRVMNPKLKNAETDLLCEAILSLQTTDECYAFLEDILTVSEIQSVAQRLQVAKMLDEGQTYDDIERLTGASSATISRVKRSLMFGADGYRLVLDRLKGTDKS from the coding sequence GTGGGGGAGGCGGATCGAGCGGCGGATAACGGATTGTCAGCTTCTGCCCAGTTCGAGTATGCTGGGAACAAAAGGGCAGAAAGCGGGGCTGGGAGGTTTGTTGGAAACCTCGGCAGACGAGTGATGAATCCCAAATTGAAAAACGCCGAAACCGATCTCTTATGTGAAGCCATTTTAAGTTTGCAAACAACCGACGAGTGTTATGCTTTTTTGGAAGATATTTTAACGGTCAGCGAAATTCAATCGGTGGCCCAACGTCTGCAAGTGGCCAAAATGTTGGATGAAGGGCAAACCTATGACGACATCGAACGCCTGACGGGGGCCTCCTCGGCCACGATTTCCCGGGTCAAGCGCAGTTTAATGTTTGGCGCCGACGGCTATCGGTTGGTTCTGGATCGTTTGAAAGGCACAGATAAATCGTAG
- a CDS encoding hypothetical protein (KEGG: tmr:Tmar_0805 hypothetical protein~SPTR: Putative uncharacterized protein), with protein sequence MGESWPLRQIAGGQDMQYRVVSLIAVAMLVGLSGCSISMGSPSPEHGSSATTSHQSSSGGGGSQSGGGGGSQSGGGGSQSSSSGGAPSIEVQKAVRDELETPRMQKFIAEAAASTNLEQSLMSPTGQSALQKAVSLVLASPTFQKQLEQDVQKALSTPQMTQNIDMLVRSSLMKMVTSSSSQSQSGGGGKSSSSGGGQSGSSSGGGGGGSSGGGGSSGGGGGGSSGG encoded by the coding sequence ATGGGGGAATCCTGGCCTCTGAGGCAAATAGCAGGGGGCCAGGATATGCAATATCGAGTCGTATCTTTAATCGCGGTAGCGATGCTCGTGGGTTTGAGCGGGTGCAGCATCAGTATGGGATCCCCGTCGCCTGAACATGGATCGTCCGCCACCACCAGTCACCAATCCAGTTCGGGCGGTGGCGGATCCCAGTCGGGCGGGGGCGGCGGGTCGCAATCCGGCGGAGGCGGGTCGCAATCGTCGAGTAGCGGCGGGGCGCCGTCGATTGAGGTGCAAAAAGCGGTTCGTGACGAATTGGAGACGCCCCGCATGCAGAAATTTATTGCCGAAGCCGCCGCATCCACGAATTTAGAGCAAAGTTTGATGAGCCCGACCGGCCAGTCCGCGCTTCAAAAGGCGGTCAGTTTGGTGTTGGCCAGTCCGACCTTCCAAAAGCAGTTGGAGCAAGACGTGCAAAAGGCCCTGAGTACGCCCCAAATGACCCAAAACATCGACATGCTGGTTCGATCCAGTCTCATGAAGATGGTCACCTCGTCCTCCAGTCAAAGCCAATCCGGCGGAGGCGGTAAATCATCGTCGTCCGGCGGCGGGCAATCCGGAAGTTCGTCGGGGGGCGGCGGTGGCGGGAGTTCCGGCGGAGGCGGCAGTTCCGGCGGTGGGGGAGGCGGATCGAGCGGCGGATAA